Proteins encoded in a region of the Flavobacterium sp. PMTSA4 genome:
- a CDS encoding substrate-binding domain-containing protein codes for MKTIKIVGVPEHFNLPWHLCIENGEFEVEGIDLEWTDIPEGTGKMCQMLRDGETDMAVILSEGIVKDIVGGNDSSIVQVFVQSPLIWGIHVAANSPYQTITDVEHKKVAISRYGSGSHLMAIVNAQNNNWNTETLEYELVNTIDGAVESLTNGTSDYFMWERFMTQPLVDKGVFRRIGECPTPWPCFVIAVRNEVLEKHPQTIARILEIINETTLEFKDIPSIDRTLASKYHQKLEDIQQWLRLTRWSQKPLDEKVLNKIQNQLFDLKIIDKKGTFAEIVKAV; via the coding sequence ATGAAAACCATAAAAATAGTTGGCGTTCCCGAGCATTTTAATCTTCCGTGGCATTTATGCATTGAAAATGGAGAATTTGAAGTAGAAGGAATTGACTTGGAATGGACCGATATACCCGAAGGAACGGGCAAAATGTGCCAAATGCTTCGCGATGGAGAAACTGACATGGCTGTGATTTTGAGTGAAGGAATTGTGAAAGATATCGTTGGCGGTAACGATAGTTCTATTGTGCAAGTATTTGTTCAAAGTCCGTTAATCTGGGGAATTCATGTGGCAGCTAATTCACCATATCAAACTATTACTGATGTTGAACACAAGAAAGTAGCGATTTCGCGCTATGGTTCGGGTTCGCATTTGATGGCGATAGTCAACGCACAAAACAACAATTGGAACACAGAAACCTTAGAATATGAATTAGTAAACACCATTGATGGCGCTGTAGAGTCATTGACAAATGGCACTTCGGACTATTTCATGTGGGAACGATTTATGACACAACCGTTGGTAGATAAAGGCGTATTTCGAAGAATTGGTGAATGTCCTACTCCATGGCCATGCTTTGTGATTGCTGTTAGAAACGAAGTTTTAGAAAAGCATCCACAAACCATAGCTAGAATATTGGAAATCATCAACGAAACAACACTTGAGTTTAAAGATATTCCGAGCATAGACAGAACGTTAGCATCCAAATACCATCAAAAACTAGAAGACATCCAACAGTGGTTGCGATTAACACGATGGTCGCAAAAACCATTGGACGAAAAAGTGTTAAACAAAATTCAAAATCAATTATTTGACCTGAAAATTATTGATAAAAAAGGTACTTTTGCTGAAATAGTAAAAGCCGTTTAG
- a CDS encoding GNAT family N-acetyltransferase, translating to MEFITFETERLLLRPLELTDAEAMFAMDSNPDVHTYLWQKPSTDIAESIKVIEYVHRQYNQNNIGRFATILKETGEFIGWTGIKFVDDHIENGNTNFYDYGYRLNPKFWNKGYATEATQFWLTYGIDQLKVSDLNAYTHAQNGASNKVLGRCGMTFMEEYPDPEGVFWTWWQMKNTNQ from the coding sequence ATGGAATTTATAACTTTTGAAACCGAGCGTTTATTGCTTCGTCCGCTAGAGTTAACGGATGCCGAAGCTATGTTTGCAATGGACAGCAATCCAGATGTACACACTTATTTATGGCAAAAACCCAGCACCGATATTGCGGAAAGTATTAAAGTAATTGAATATGTTCACCGTCAGTATAACCAAAATAATATTGGAAGATTTGCTACTATTCTAAAGGAAACCGGAGAGTTTATAGGCTGGACAGGTATAAAATTTGTTGACGACCATATAGAAAATGGCAATACTAACTTTTACGATTATGGATATCGCCTGAATCCAAAATTCTGGAATAAAGGCTATGCTACTGAAGCAACGCAGTTTTGGTTGACTTATGGAATTGACCAATTGAAGGTTAGCGACCTGAATGCTTATACACATGCTCAAAACGGCGCTTCTAACAAAGTGTTAGGAAGATGTGGCATGACCTTTATGGAAGAATATCCCGATCCTGAAGGAGTATTTTGGACCTGGTGGCAAATGAAGAATACTAATCAATAA
- a CDS encoding nucleoside phosphorylase, with product MIKSSELILNPDGSVYHLNLKPEHIAHDIIFVGDQNRVEKITKHFDSIEFSTQKREFKTQTGTYKGKRMTVLSSGIGPDNIDIVMNELDALVNIDLTTRTIKETLTSLNIVRIGTSGSLQADIPVDSFVMGTHGLGLDNMLRSYLIDDICEKDIEEAFIKHTNWDLRKGTPYVIACSETLKEKIESPKIHTGITGTAGGFYGPQGRVLRLGIQDLELNSKMDSFEFNGHRMANLEMETSAIYGLGKLLGHNCLSMNAIIANRANGTFSDDPYKAVDELIEYTLNKLAE from the coding sequence ATGATTAAATCATCTGAATTAATATTGAACCCTGATGGTAGTGTTTACCATTTGAACCTAAAACCAGAACATATAGCCCACGATATCATCTTTGTAGGCGACCAAAATAGAGTAGAAAAAATAACGAAACACTTTGATAGTATTGAGTTTTCTACCCAAAAACGCGAATTTAAAACCCAAACAGGTACGTATAAAGGCAAACGAATGACAGTATTGTCTTCGGGCATTGGTCCGGATAATATTGACATTGTAATGAATGAACTCGATGCATTAGTGAATATTGATTTGACTACACGCACGATAAAAGAAACGTTGACTTCGCTGAATATTGTTCGCATTGGTACTTCGGGTTCGCTACAAGCCGATATTCCCGTAGATAGTTTTGTAATGGGAACACACGGATTAGGCTTAGATAACATGCTTCGCTCCTATTTGATTGATGACATTTGCGAGAAAGACATTGAAGAAGCGTTTATCAAACACACCAATTGGGATTTGAGAAAAGGAACGCCTTATGTAATTGCGTGTTCAGAAACGTTGAAAGAAAAAATAGAAAGCCCAAAAATACACACTGGAATTACCGGAACAGCTGGTGGTTTTTATGGTCCGCAAGGCCGCGTATTGCGCCTAGGAATTCAAGATTTGGAGTTGAACAGTAAGATGGATAGCTTTGAGTTTAATGGTCATAGAATGGCAAATTTAGAGATGGAAACCTCGGCTATTTATGGTTTAGGTAAGCTGTTAGGTCATAATTGTCTTTCGATGAACGCTATTATTGCCAACAGAGCCAACGGGACTTTTAGCGATGATCCGTATAAAGCAGTTGACGAATTGATTGAATACACGTTGAATAAACTGGCAGAATAA
- a CDS encoding translation initiation factor, with protein MDLQEQLKKLFPEHQVSEEQEEAVENEHELYVQKEPMICKYEKRKGKATTIIEGYEGDEEDFKILAKDIKTKLSVGGSFKDGAIIIQGDYRDKIMNILKEKGFKVKRVGG; from the coding sequence ATGGATTTACAAGAACAACTTAAAAAACTATTCCCAGAGCATCAGGTTTCTGAAGAACAAGAGGAAGCAGTAGAAAACGAACACGAATTATACGTTCAAAAAGAACCTATGATTTGCAAATATGAAAAGCGAAAAGGCAAAGCCACAACCATTATTGAAGGTTATGAAGGCGATGAGGAAGACTTTAAAATACTAGCCAAAGACATTAAGACCAAGCTTAGTGTTGGCGGAAGTTTCAAAGATGGAGCTATCATTATTCAAGGCGATTATCGCGATAAGATTATGAACATCCTTAAAGAAAAAGGATTTAAAGTTAAGCGTGTTGGCGGATAA
- a CDS encoding isopenicillin N synthase family dioxygenase, which translates to MQQIPSVDLRDFLSDDPARKQKFVNEIGKAYEEIGFVALKGHFLDDELVENLYGEVRNFFNLPLETKEKYEIPGIGGQRGYVSFGKESAKGRSAGDLKEFWHFGQYVSEGSKYANAYPDNVEVTELPHFNSVGKEAYQMLEKTGVYVLRALALYIGLDEFYFDNYIKDGNSILRPIHYPPITDEPKDGAVRAAAHGDINLITLLMGAQGKGLQVMNHNGEWIDAMAEPDELMINVGDMLSRHTNNKLKSTIHQVVNPPRELWGSSRYSIPFFMHPVSDMKLDCLEECIDANNPKAFDDITAGEFLHERLVELGLIKK; encoded by the coding sequence ATGCAACAAATTCCAAGTGTTGACTTACGTGATTTCCTGTCGGACGATCCGGCACGTAAACAAAAGTTTGTAAATGAAATCGGAAAGGCTTACGAAGAAATAGGCTTCGTAGCATTAAAAGGTCATTTTTTAGATGACGAATTGGTTGAAAACTTGTACGGCGAAGTACGCAACTTTTTCAATCTACCATTGGAAACCAAAGAAAAATATGAAATTCCAGGCATTGGCGGACAACGTGGCTATGTTTCTTTTGGGAAAGAATCAGCTAAAGGACGTTCGGCTGGCGACTTGAAAGAGTTTTGGCACTTCGGACAATACGTTTCTGAAGGCTCAAAATATGCCAACGCCTATCCTGACAATGTGGAAGTAACAGAGTTACCTCACTTCAATTCGGTAGGTAAAGAAGCCTATCAAATGCTTGAAAAAACAGGTGTTTATGTGTTGAGAGCTTTGGCTTTATACATTGGATTAGACGAGTTTTATTTTGACAACTACATCAAAGACGGAAACTCAATTCTGCGTCCAATACACTATCCACCTATAACAGACGAGCCAAAAGACGGCGCTGTTCGTGCGGCTGCTCATGGCGATATCAACCTGATTACGCTATTAATGGGAGCTCAGGGTAAAGGATTACAAGTAATGAATCATAACGGCGAATGGATTGATGCTATGGCTGAGCCAGACGAATTAATGATTAATGTAGGCGATATGTTATCGAGACATACCAACAATAAATTGAAATCTACCATTCACCAAGTGGTGAATCCACCAAGAGAATTATGGGGTTCATCTCGTTATTCGATTCCATTTTTTATGCATCCTGTTAGCGACATGAAGCTAGATTGCTTAGAAGAATGTATTGATGCTAACAATCCTAAAGCTTTTGACGACATCACGGCGGGCGAATTTTTGCACGAAAGATTGGTTGAATTAGGGCTTATCAAAAAATAA